A single window of Streptomyces sudanensis DNA harbors:
- a CDS encoding GlxA family transcriptional regulator codes for MAERLVAVVGYEAAELLDIACVTTPLAMANGIGAPAVPYRVRLVGAGGGPMVCGTGLTLDSRPLERLVGPLDTLVVSGGVGSGRAAADPLLVAHVRRLARESRRVASVCTGAAVLAAAGLLDGRRATTHWRYARELADRHPEVAVDAAPIYVRDGNVYTAAGVTSALDLTLAFIEEDHGPELARQVARDLVVYLQRPGDQRQMSLFTAAPAPRGGPVGELVRHIAANPGADLGTKALAARAGVTPRHLTRLFAHQLGQTPGRYVRLARTEAAAHLLASTALPIAAVAARCGFGSAEALRQAFTRRYGVPPSRFRETARRPDGGARRG; via the coding sequence ATGGCGGAGCGGCTGGTGGCGGTGGTCGGGTACGAGGCCGCCGAGTTGCTCGACATCGCGTGCGTGACGACGCCGCTGGCCATGGCCAACGGCATCGGCGCGCCGGCCGTGCCGTACCGGGTGCGCCTGGTCGGCGCGGGCGGCGGGCCGATGGTCTGCGGCACCGGGCTCACGCTGGACAGCCGGCCCCTCGAACGGCTCGTCGGCCCCCTGGACACGTTGGTCGTCTCCGGTGGCGTGGGTTCCGGGCGGGCGGCGGCCGACCCGCTGCTCGTGGCGCACGTGCGGCGGCTGGCGAGGGAGAGCCGCCGGGTGGCGTCGGTCTGCACGGGCGCGGCCGTCCTGGCCGCCGCGGGGCTGCTCGACGGGCGCCGGGCCACGACGCACTGGCGGTACGCGCGCGAGCTGGCCGACCGGCACCCGGAGGTCGCCGTCGACGCCGCGCCGATCTACGTGCGCGACGGCAACGTCTACACCGCCGCGGGCGTCACCAGCGCGCTGGACCTCACGCTCGCGTTCATCGAGGAGGACCACGGCCCCGAACTGGCCCGGCAGGTCGCCCGCGACCTGGTCGTCTACCTGCAGCGGCCCGGCGACCAGAGGCAGATGAGCCTGTTCACGGCGGCCCCGGCGCCGCGCGGCGGGCCGGTCGGGGAACTCGTCCGGCACATCGCCGCGAACCCCGGCGCCGACCTCGGCACGAAGGCGCTGGCGGCGCGAGCGGGGGTCACGCCGCGGCACCTCACCCGGCTGTTCGCCCACCAGCTGGGACAGACGCCGGGCCGGTACGTACGGCTGGCCCGGACCGAGGCCGCGGCGCACCTGCTCGCCTCGACCGCCCTGCCGATCGCCGCCGTGGCCGCCCGCTGCGGGTTCGGCAGCGCGGAGGCGCTGCGGCAGGCGTTCACCCGGAGGTACGGCGTCCCGCCCTCGCGCTTCCGGGAGACGGCGCGGCGGCCGGACGGCGGGGCCCGCCGCGGCTGA
- a CDS encoding HAD family hydrolase: protein MAIRAVLWDIDDTIFDYAAADRAGMRRHLREEGLSGGFDGVEDALRCWREATVLHWARFAAGETTWEEQRRDRVRTFLGAPLADGEADAWFERYLAHYEAAWELFPDTVPVLDLLATGYRHAVLSNSSLLNQDRKLRLLGVRDRFEAVLCAADIGVSKPEAAAFHIACDTLGLAPDEVAYVGDQPDIDARGAAEAGLLGIWLDRAGLGGRPELTRITDLHQLPGLLRGDTRFGAPDTFG, encoded by the coding sequence ATGGCGATCCGCGCGGTGCTCTGGGACATCGACGACACGATCTTCGACTACGCCGCCGCCGACCGCGCCGGGATGCGGCGGCACCTCCGCGAGGAGGGCCTGTCCGGCGGTTTCGACGGCGTCGAGGACGCCCTGCGGTGCTGGCGGGAGGCGACCGTCCTGCACTGGGCGAGGTTCGCCGCCGGGGAGACGACCTGGGAGGAGCAGCGCCGGGACCGGGTCCGCACCTTCCTGGGCGCCCCGCTCGCCGACGGCGAGGCCGACGCCTGGTTCGAGCGCTACCTGGCGCACTACGAGGCAGCGTGGGAGCTCTTCCCCGACACCGTGCCCGTCCTGGACCTCCTCGCGACCGGGTACCGGCACGCCGTCCTGTCGAACTCCTCTCTCCTCAACCAGGACCGCAAGCTCCGCCTCCTCGGCGTGCGCGACCGGTTCGAGGCGGTGCTCTGCGCCGCCGACATCGGTGTCTCCAAGCCCGAGGCGGCCGCCTTCCACATCGCCTGCGACACCCTCGGCCTGGCCCCGGACGAGGTGGCGTACGTCGGCGACCAGCCCGACATCGACGCCCGGGGCGCCGCGGAGGCGGGCCTCCTGGGGATCTGGCTGGACCGCGCCGGCCTGGGCGGCCGCCCCGAGCTGACCCGGATCACCGACCTCCACCAGCTTCCCGGCCTGCTCCGCGGCGATACCCGTTTTGGAGCGCCGGACACCTTCGGGTAA